CCTGCCTGGTGTGCATTCACATTCTGAAGAAATTGCATGAGATGTGAGTACTATTGTTGAGTGATTTGCTACCCCTTGTTTCCTGCATCAAATGAATTTGCACCTTGGTCATGTTCTCCCTTTGTTGAGAAAATTGCATTGCTTATCACATTTCCCTGAAATCTCATAGCTTTAGTGAACTTGAAATCACTTGAAAATCTTATTATCCTGTAGCACTTATCAACTATGTGTGTAGTTTTCTTGCAGTGAGATCAAAGCAGATTGTTCCTCTTTCCTTTGGACTCAAAGTTTCCAGGTTTCTAATTGAAATTGCCTTGATTTCCAGCCAAGAATGATGCAGACACTCCAGAAAACTATGAGTTTACATAGACCTCTCTTTGTTTCTCATCTTGCATCAGAAGTGCATGTGCATGGTTGACATTAGGCAGTGATGACATTATCAGTATGTTACTATTAACACTTGAGTAAACATCATTCAGATTCATCAAAAAGTGAATCAACCTCTCATCTTGAAGAGGCTTTGCCACTCTTGTTTTTCCTCCATACTGACATGCATAAGTGCAGTTAATATTAGTATTTAGGGCATCTAGTTCATCCCACAATCCTTTGATTTTTGTGAAGTATCCTGCAATGTTATTTGACCCATACACTAAATCACTTAACTTCTTCTGCAAATGATAAAGTTTTGCTCCATTGGACTGTCCAAACCTGTCCCCAAGCTCCTTCCACAGAACTCTTTCTGTCTTGGAATAAATGACACTATCAGCCATTTCTTTTGGCAGTGAGTTAAgcaactatgatatcaccatatcaTTTGATCTACTCCATAATTTAAAGCCTGCTGAATCTGAAGCTGGTGCAATATGAGTTCCATCAATGAATCCTATTTCGTTCTTTGCAGAAAGGGCAATCGAAATAGACCTACTCCATCCTCCATACCCTTTTCCATTGAAGGTTGAGTTCACCAAGTTCATTCCTGGTGAATCTGATGTATGAAGAAAGAAAGGGTGAAAGTGGTTTGGTGCAGTATTTGCAATGTTTCCAGTGCTTGCAGAGGTTGCATCAGATGTTGAACCCATTTCCAAACTTGGATTGAATATGctgaagaaagaaaataaagaaagaaagaagaaggcaACCAAGAGATTAGGATCTCAgagttgctctgataccatgtaggAATTTAGGAAAAATTTCCTTTTGTTTTCATCGCTGTAGTATAATATATTTATACAAGTATTTTGctaaaaacagaaaagaaaaaaccTGCTATATATGTACACTATCTATTGGTTGAACACTATAATCCAAATCTAGCTATGGTACCTCTTTAGTATACAACTAATGTACTTATACAGCTAATGTACCAGTTGTACAATTCCTATATATATCCGCGGGTTGTGTAATAAATCAGCCTGATTTAACGGTTGTGATGCAGCATCAATATCTTATCTAAGAGCATACATTCCTCCACTTGGCTTGTTTGCATTTTTGCATGGCTCTATTCAAAACAATCGGACAACTCTGGTTGTGTCTTTTAGTATTTGATATTGTGGGTTGGGCAGCTCTATATTTTCCATTAACTTTATCTGATAACTGAAAGATTAAGTCTTTATTCTCTTTTACTTGTCTGCATTCCTGAACCTTATTCTTGCTTTCTTAAAACTCTTATGTTGTTctgctttttttttttctgaatccTTGAGATGAGAACGATGAGAATTGGAATTGAAGATTTCAATTTCTAACATATTTTCTTAATGTTTGAAGATCATAACTATCTatctttttcttctctatttatttTTCTTATCATTTTCTACTCGGTAGCATTGTTTAATTATTTATTCTGGTCAACAGTACTATTTATATCCCAAGTAAATATTTAACGATTTATTAGAGTAACATAATAAACTTGTTAAGCTTTTATTGTATCAATATGTTAATTAGACCTCAAATATAAGTGGATGCAAATTAAGTTAGATTGTAAATCCAAAGATACTGTTTTGGATCAAGTTTGCACAATATTTACTAGAATATCGCACGCCATTAATAGTATCAATACACTTTATATATAGATTCTTTTGTTTTACTCAACTTTTAATATGGACTTTGTTTAACACTAAACACTTTTTGGAATACATGTCCCCACTTTTATAGGGTCATGGGGACATGTCGTGACAAATTCCTACTGACATGGTTATTTTTCTCCAAGTTATAAAATGTGTTCCCACATAAATTTTGTGCTTATGGTGATAGGTGAGTTCATGTAACCATCTTCCGTATTATAATAGAACacctttaggggtcgtttggtaggatgtataagaatagtgcggaataagTTGTATTAGTAATGTATGTATTAGTAATGTATGTATTAGTAATGCAAACACTAGTTATGGAGATATTATTTTTTAtctattgtttggtgtggtgtattaaaattataatgcattgcataatttttaagaaaaaatagttgtttacaaaaatgccctccatattctctagctttgagggactttaaggataattttgtctttaaccatactaatgcatgcattaatagccttggtataACTAATGCAATGGTTTTCTATGCATAGGATAATGCaaagtatgatgtataactaatacaagtattagttatacacaggTTAAAAAATGTACCAAcaaggtattagtaatgcatagagctaatgcttgcattagtttttctaatacctcctacaAAACGACAACTCATAGCATTGATTCGTAATGAAACTCACCTAGACTTACacgttaattaattaaatttgacGTGCTTATCGGGTAAGGTTTAGTAATTTTTCTCATGATTTttgaaggaaagaaaagaaatagaaaaaggaTAAAATTTGCTCGTGTATTATTTAAATTGTGCAACCTTACCATCTATTAAACTTTTGATCTAATATTATTTCACTATTAAGAAAAAATTTCGTTTTTTCGCTTAACCCCTAATGAAACTTCAATttgtaaattttaaaatataaaaaaaataggaTAAATTTGAACCATTTTTGTACAGAATTTGAATATGTGGATTCTGAGTAATTCACGTGGGAGTTTGGTAATTGCAAGGACAAATAGAAACGACTTGCTAATGACAAAAGTATAATACTCTGTCCATTTCAATTTAGacgaggtagtttgactcgggatagagtttaagaaaaaaaaagatttttgaaacttgtggttaGGGGTGTTCATTAAAATccgaaaacccgaaccaaaccgaccagaaaaaccgatactttttggtttggttttgaaatttaaaaacagaTCAAATTTGGCTTGGTTTTGGctttaataaaaaaaaacgaaccaaactgaatataggagtagctattttaaatttgttattacacacacacacacacacacatatatatatatatatacttttatacaaagtttcaaaaattttatagtaatgctaatcgtttgcacttttagtacatgtctttacctttacattctagtttgattggtagttttcttttgttaagtgtaagaatctatttcatgttaaaaataatatatttttaattgagtccttaaattattcatcactatttgattcaattatcatcaatatatcttggtaaataatagatttctcaaaggtcaattgatttgatagtgttacgttgaaaatgtagtcgccgaaatatgtgtttggtagtgtatgtcttatatttaagaaaaaaccgacaaaataatcgaaaaaatcgaaaaaccgacataaaccgaatcaagaaaaaaccgacttaattggtttggtttggttctaatatttgaaaaaccgacttactcggtttggtttctttttaggaaaaaaccgatccaaaccgaaccatgaacacccctgcTTGTGGTCTTAAAAACTTAAAGGATAAAGATTTTGTgaggccatgacatttgtgtagTTATAAAGGCTTCTTATTAATTTTGGAACATACCAAAAGGGAAAGTACATCGTCTAATTTGAAATCGAACGAGTAGTAGAAAAAGCATAATATAGGGGCAAAATTGCACAATTTccattttatttaaaataaaaagtgGGTTTTTAAGTTTCCGTTTATCAATTTTGAAGTAGAAGAGCAGTTAGGGAGTATGCTTGTTCCCTCGTCGTTGCCTCCAAAACTTTCAGAGACAACCCTACTTCACTTTCCCTTCAAAAGCACTTGCTTCTTGGCTTTCTTCTCTTCGTCAACATCACTCCTCAGAGCATCAGTTCCTTCTTCTTTCGCTCATCTTCTCAGACAATGCAAGTCTTGTATCAAAGCCAAACTCATTGTTACCGGCGTCTTTTCAGCTTCAGCAGACCCTACAACATGGTCATCACAGGTAGTGTTCTGGTGGAACAACCTTATCAAACGCAGCGTTATTCTCCGACATCACGTAACTGCCCCTGCCCTCTTCCGGGAAATGTTAAGACTTAATTGGAACCCTGATGGCTACACATACCCCTATGTCCTCAAAGCATGCGGCGAGCTTCAGTCCCTCCTTTGTGGTGAATCCGTACATGCCCTTATTTTAACATCTGGGTTAGACTCCAATGTGTTTGTGTGCAATGGTCTAATTGCTATGTATGGGAAATGTGGGATGTTGGGTCATGCACGCCAAGTGTTTGGTGAAACAGTTGTGAGAGGAATTGCTGACGTTATTTCGTGGAATTCAATGGCGGCAGCTTATGTACAGAAGGATGAGGATAGGAAAGTTTTGAACTTGTTTGATTCGATGGTTTCGTCAAATAATTTTGAGCTACGTCCTGACGCTGTTAGTTTAGTTAATGTGCTTCCAGCTTGTGCTTCTTTCGGGGCGTGGAAACGAGGAAAACAACTTCATGGTTATGCGATTCGGAGATGTTTGTATGAGGATGTTTTTGTAGGGAATGCAATTGTGGATATGTACGCGAAGTGCAAGCGTTTGGATGATGCTAACAAGGTTTTCGAGCGAATGGAGGTGAAAGATGTTGTTTCTTGGAACGCATTGGTAACTGGGTACTCTCAGATAGGACAATTTGATGAGGCTTTGGGGTTGTTTAAGAGAATGAGGGAGGAAAAGATTGAATTGAATGTTGTAACGTGGAGTGCTGTGATTGCAGGGTATGCACAAAGGGATTTAGGCTATGAAGCTCTCGACGTATTTAAGGAGATGATGCTTTCTGGGGCAGAGCCAAATGTTATCACTCTTGTTTCTGTGCTTTCAGGTTGTGCTGCTATTGGAGCACTGCTTCAAGGGAAGGAAACTCATTGCTATGCCATTAAGAGAATGTTGAGTTTGGAAGGAAGGAATCCTGAGGAGGATCTCATGGTGATTAATGCTCTGATTGACATGTATGCAAAGTGCAAGGAGCTGAAAATTGCTCAGACCATGTTTGATAGTATTGATAGGAGAGATAGGAATGTTGTTACGTGGACAGTCATGATTGGTGGATATGCTCAACATGGGGATGCCAATGATGCTTTAGAACTTTTTTCAGCCATGCTGAAGGATGAGTATTTTGTAATCCCAAATGCATATACCATATCTTGTGCTCTGGTAGCGTGCGCTCGTCTATCTAGTCTTAAGATTGGTAGGCAAATTCATGCATATGTGTTACGACAAGGATATGAACCTACAATGGTTTTTGTGGCTAACTGTCTTATTGACATGTATGCCAAATCTGGAGATGCTGATGCAGCTCGAATTGTGTTTGATAACATGAGCCAGAGGAATACGGTCTCATGGACATCCTTGATGACTGGCTATGGGATGCATGGTCGTGGAGCGGAGGCTCTCCAAATTTTTGAcgagatgagaggagcaggttttCCAATAGATGGTGTAACTTTTCTTGTTGTGCTATATGCTTGTAGCCACTCTGGAATGGTTGACCAAGGTATGAATTATTTCAACAACATGAAAGGAGATTTTGGAGTAGTTCCTGGGGCTGAACACTATGCCTGCATTGTAGACCTGTTGGGTCGTGCTGGTCAATTGGATGAAGCTATGAAGCTCATTGAAGACATCCCTATGGAACCAACCTCAGTAGTATGGGTTGCACTGCTTAGTGCTTGTAGGGTCCATAAAAATGTGGATCTTGCAGAGCATGCTGCTGCTAAGTTGTCAGAACTGGAATCTGATAATGATGGGACTTATACCCTTATGTCAAATATATATGCTAATGCCAGACGTTGGAAAGATGTGGCTCGTGTTAGATCTCTTATGAAACATTCTGGCATAAGGAAGAGACCTGGATGTAGTTGGGTTCAAGGAAAGAAGGAGACTGTTGCATTTTTTGTGGGGGACAGATCTCATCCAATGTCTGAAAAGATATACAATCTCCTAGAAGACCTGATTCACCGGATCAAGGCAATGGGCTATATTCCGGAGACAAGTTTTGCACTTCATGATGTAGATGATGAAGAGAAAGGCGATCTTCTTGTTGAACATAGTGAAAAGCTGGCCCTTGCTTATGGCATTCTCACGTCAGCTCCTGGAGTGCCTATTAGAATAACCAAGAATCTGCGAGTTTGTGGGGACTGTCATACTGCAATGACATACATCTCCAAGATTATTGAACATGAAATAATATTGAGGGACTCAAGTCGCTTCcatcatatcaagaatggatcttGCTCTTGTAGAGGCTTTTGGTAGAGAGTTTTCTTCTTGTGGAACAAGTTCTGTGGGCATATCTATCAAATATTCTTAGCGAAAGATGAAATATACAGGCAAAAATATGACTGAGGCATTGACTACAGGACCACAGGCTGTTGCCTACGTCGGTGAATGCTGGTGACAGCTATGAGCTACATTCTGGTTATGTATTCTCTTTGAGGTGCGGAAAGAAAATCACTAATGTGAAGCATCAGAAATATAACTTGAAGCGTAGGTTGCTTGAAAAGAGAACTTTTAAGTTTAAGGACTCAAGGAATCTCTTGTTAGAGTTGGGATTAATTTAAGCATGTCACCACCCGGGTCATCCAATCCTGACCTTGGTTCAGTTTCCACACGGCTGACATCAGGGCAAATGATTCATTTGGAAAAGATCCGATACCAAGTGACAGCGAACTAGCTGGTCGGTGTGAATGATAAAGTGTAACTAAGTCTTTTTGGAACGCCACACCACACCAGATATCTGGTCAAAGAAGGTACCTTTCTAAAGCTCAAAGAAGCACCTTTTCTGAAGcaccaaaagaagaaaaaaagaaaaaaaaaacgattTGAAGCTTTTATGAAGCACATAGGCATGAAGGTGCAGTGTGTTACAGAAAAAATCTAaaacttctctctctctctctctctctctctctctctctctctcacacacacacacacaccgaGACACGCACTTGCACGTGAACACAAAAGTGAATAAAGATGATTCTTTGGGGTGTTTAGCAAAGATCTTAGCAGCTTCAATGTTCATGTGCTGATTGACATGGACGAGGAACTATTTTGTAGTCTGGTCTATCTTTTTGAATGCAAAATGATTTGGATAGATATTCATTAGTAGTATTGCTATCTCTTACAGCATGCTCTAATAATGAAGATGTAGACCTAAGCTTTACGCCACATTGGTACATTGGTTCTCTTCTTGTGTGTTAATTTACATCTATCCCAATAGTTACTTATCCAAAAAAATTGCATTTATCCAAGCGTTAGACAAGATCATCCGCTATTTCCTCAAGGCATAGCAACAACTGAGAAAGGACTTATTCTAGACAAATAGGCTATATGGTATCTTGCAGGCTAGGCATTCCTGCAGTTTCAAAAGCTTGGAAGCCTATAGTGTAGTATATTTTTCGAAAGCCTCGGTGTTTAGGATGGACCAAGAATTCTTGATGTTGCAGTTTCAGAGTAAGAGGGTGATAGCTTTGGTAGCGTTTTTTTTCACAATAACCCGTAGTACTAAATTTTTTCTCCCGTCTCTAATAGCCTGCTGTTTAAATCTCATCAAAGAAAGAGGCTGAAACTAACTTCCATGTATCTATTACTTTTCTGTTTACGTTTCTTCATTCCTTCTATAAGCTTGTAAATTTGTGGGTAATATACTGACTTTGTTTGTAGAACTTCTCCCAAGTTGCACGTCGAGATTGGTTTTGGCAGAGACAAAAAGGTTGTAACATTTGGGTGGAAGTACTTAGTACTTACGGAAATTGATGGATGGGATGGCTTTTCAGCAAGAATGTACGAGCTCAGATCTCCTTGTACAAATCAACCTGGTGACATACATATGGAAGGCTCTATCAATTCTTTATATTTCTATGCAAACGAGTACGCTCCTGGAAGCATCTTTGTTAAAAGAAGATGTAATACTGGACCTGTCTGCAAAGTCTGAAGTATATGACTAGGTGTAAGCAGGAAATTATTCCCTTTCATTTAAAATTTTTTCCTTCCGTTGTTTTTCTTTGCTTCTAGGGAAACTTCACGTCTCTGGAAGTGCACAGTCGGCCCTTCCAAGCACAGGAAACCTATTGTAGATTAAACAGTTTAACTAGACCATGTACATGCCAAGATCGACGAACAGATTTAGATGCTGTTTGCTTAGTGTTCTGGGGATGTGCTAACATCGATCTCATTGCATCCTCACCAAAGCTATTACCAGAGATTGAAGAATAAATCCAAATGTGGTCAAGTTGTTAGAGATGTAAATCATCTCACGCATGCTTGTAAGCAGGGGCAGAGCTAGAGTGTCGGCTACGGGTTCGGCCAAATTCAATAACTTTGGTTCAAATCTTGTATTAGTTTAATAAATTTattgaatatgtacaaattattataTTAGAATCCAGTAACTCAAAAGAATTAAAATTTCGAACTCATAAGTTTCAAATCCTAGTTCCTCTCGCCTCTGCTTGCCAGAGCAGTTATCAGAACTTAAAGGCTGGATAGATGTGATCAATGATCATATTAGCATAATACTAATTACTATAATATTCATCTTTAGCTTCCATGGCAAATTCTCAGGAAGACAGGAACTCATTTAATAGTACATACGGAGCTTTCTAAATTCTAGCCTTGAGAAAATAACTATCGATTGACTATTCCAGATGTGGCGAGGAATATCGGACCTCCATTTGAAgtaaaaacaaaaatacaatCGTTTGTCCGAAGAATGGAATTTAGTGTTGGAAAGTTGGTATTTCTCCAAATGGAGACGTCTGTTTATGCACTGGTCGCTCAATTGTCACTTTGTCGTTGTCAATACCTGTTTTTGTTCGGCAATGATTTTGAATTAATAAAATCAATCAATCCATACTTTTTATATAAACAGGTCACCAATGACGAAACCATTTATTACTTCCTCCGTCTCAAATTATGTGTTgtgatttctaaaaatagttatttcaaattatttgtcattttagaagttcaagagtaaattaattatttttttcttgttCTACCCATAATATTAATTGTTCTTGAAGAATACAAATACCTTATGATGAGAGATTAtatcttaagacataaataagaataaaataatcaaaaactttttctatttaatattttcttaaggGCGTATAAAAGAAAAACACAAAAGATAATTTGAGATGGAGGAAGTATCAGAAACGGGTAATTATTTATACTAAACCATTTACGTTTATAATATTGATAGTGTTAATACTTTTTCGTACATAAAATTTAAACTCGTAAATAAAATACTATTATCCCTTTTCTTTCATCAAAAATacgaaaaagaaaagattatATTTCCAGAATTGAGAATGAATAGATACCGTGAAAAATGATTAGGTCAACCAGTCAGCATCGCATGTGCATAACAAAAAAACACTCTTCCTTTTAGTCCAAAGTCCAAACCAAACTCCTACCAAAGTTCATTCTCAATTTTCTTCCacttataattaattaattagaatcTTTCTGCCGTATTAATTTCAGAGCATTAAAATAGGGGTTCCTTGTTTGTTTTGGCTAATGAAATATGACATGCATTAATTCAATTGTTCTAATTCTCCAACAAGAAAGTAAATCTTAGACAAATGACATGCGTGTACACTTGTAACATTTTTGGAGTAATATACCTTAATTCTTCGTTTGTGAGTTTTGGACCTTGTTCTTAACGTGAGTCTCCTCGTATCAGCCGGTAGTCAATTCCTCTCAAGACCTTTTATGTTTAGTGTTCTTATTCTTTCACTTGAAAATGGAGTTCTTATCTTAAACTTGTCAAAGGCTATCTTGCATTCCTTCTTTGTTTAACTGAGATATGGATCCTTCGCTCAGTCCTACATCCATTTATTATGCTATTAAGGTAAGTGTGCCGCATACCTCGTAATGAATTTTTAATCACTTAAAAGTTACTTGTTCAAGCAGTGAAAACAATTTCATATAGAACTGTAAAGTAAGATTATTTACAATAGATTTAATATATACTGATCTTTTTTCGGACCTCGCATATTAGTGATAGAGCCACATGAAATTTGAACCTATGacttaaaataatttttgaaattgctttatcacTTAATTAGAATTTTTCGTTACCTCAGGACAATTCAACTATTTAAatataataagaaaaaaaaattgtccaATTTTTTCAAGGAAGAGATTCAATTGAACACCTTTTTAACTTAATTCCTAacatgtttggccaaacttttaaaaTCAGTTTATTATTATAAATGCTTTTCTTAAAAAGAATTTTTTGTGAAAATTAATTTGTATTtggttaattaatttgaaaatcaCTTTTGAACAACAATTAGTATTTTATCAAACTTTTAAAAAGtgatttctaagtgtatttttttcaaaagtaattttttaaaaagtatttttgaaaagaaactattttttcCTGATTCTACTCAAAACACGTTAATGAAATTTAATTTATCCATGCAGTGCTCCCACTCTTTCTGATTGATGATGATCATTCTAATTTGGAAGTCGATATTCGTTGTATAGGCAGTATATCCACGAGTGCACATAGAATTTAGAAGTTCAAAGCGTTAATATGAAAACAGAAATAGTATTGATttaatttggtatgtatatatttcgAGATAACATGCCCCCCTGAAGAAGATACAAAATGCACCATTTTTGCAGATTTCAATTTTCACTCCATCTAATCTAATTAAGCTTCGAAAGCTAAAATGGCTCTGTAAAAAGTCTTTATATAATAGATTGAACTACGCTACAAGTCACATTCATGTTTTATTCCTATGTCTGTGGTGAATTTGCAGAAAGAGACGTGGAGGCGTACCGTTGTTCTATCGTTTCAAACCTTGGGAATATTATACGGTCGATTAAGCACTGCTCCCTTGTATGTATTCGGTTCAATTAATCCTAGCGATATCAAATCAGGACAGCAGATATATGAACTCTTCTCCTTTGTTTTTTGGACTTTAACCTTCATTCCCTTGCTCAAATATGCCTTTATAATCTTGAAGGCTGATGATAACGGAGAAGGTAATGTAAAAACTTAATGGCTAAGATTTGATTTGTTCATATATTAGGGGCGGAGGTAGAATCCGAGCTACGGGTTCGGCTAAACCCAGTAGCTTTTGCTCTAACACTGTATTTTGTGTTAAGAaatttattatatatgtataaatattaaattttggAACCCAATCATAGTGAAGTTGACATCTTAAATCCAAACTCATAAGATTAGAATCCTGGCTCTGAGATCGCTGTGTGTCTAAAAAGTAGTGAATTGTTGCAGGTGGTACGTTTGCTTTGTATTCCCTACTCTGTAGGCATGCCAATGTAGGGCTGCTTCCGAGTGATATAAGTACTACGGAACTTATGCATCAAGAGGAAGGAACCCCTTCTAAGATGAAGGTGGAATCAAGGGCAAGAAGAGCAATTGGAAGATATAAAAGCAGCCACTACTTGATGTTATTTTTGGCTTTGCTTGGTTCCTGCATGATAATCTGTGATGGAATTTTTACCCCTGCTCTTTCGGGTTAGTCTTATCACTGTCATCCTCATTAGTTCGCGGATTACCTCCTAATCTCACATGATCAGGATCATTACTTCCTGTTTTCATTTCAGTTTTATCAGCAACATCAGATCTGAGACGTTCATTGTCAAAATTGGCAGCCCGATGTAAGAATTGTATTATAATCAGCACATTATGATGCAAGATATTTACATAATATGCAGGAGttcatttttattaattttttgtcAGTTACCTCTTCTGAAAAGGCAAGACACTCAATTGACAAGTATTTAAAGAGATGTAAGTGTCCTAACCTTCTGTTTTGGCCTATGAAATTGGGCTTTGTATAATATTTGGAAAATAAGTAGTTTGTTATTTGCGATACTTCATCTTTAGCTACTTAATTATTCGTTGAAATGATACTTTCAGATATACCAGTTCCAGCAGCATGTGCCATCTTAGTTTGCCTTTTCATGCTGCAACGATATGGGACCAACAGAGTTGGTGTCATATTTGCTCCAATTGTCATCATATGGCTCATGTTTATAAGTGGGTTCGGAATATACAATATAATTCATCATCCCCAAATCCTCTGGGCAATATCCCCAGCATACATGTTTAGGTTTATTAAGAAAATAGATATTTCAAGTTGGAAACTTCTAAGCAGCATTGTCTTATGTATAGCAGGTTAGTTGTGTTAAACTGGAACTTATGTTTTTCACTTCCATTTTGATGCCGAAGGCCTTCTTCTCATAAATTATCCACTAGCACTTCTGAAAAGAAAGTTTTCTGATCCATGATCGCTAATATTCTTCAGGTTCAGAGGCAATGTTTGCAGATTTAGGTCATTTTTCGAAGCGATCTATTAAGGTACTTAGACATTCATTTTCCATTCTTAAGTAGGAACATGATTGAGGCGATAAAAGTTGCCAT
This sequence is a window from Nicotiana sylvestris chromosome 3, ASM39365v2, whole genome shotgun sequence. Protein-coding genes within it:
- the LOC104243019 gene encoding pentatricopeptide repeat-containing protein At5g16860; protein product: MLVPSSLPPKLSETTLLHFPFKSTCFLAFFSSSTSLLRASVPSSFAHLLRQCKSCIKAKLIVTGVFSASADPTTWSSQVVFWWNNLIKRSVILRHHVTAPALFREMLRLNWNPDGYTYPYVLKACGELQSLLCGESVHALILTSGLDSNVFVCNGLIAMYGKCGMLGHARQVFGETVVRGIADVISWNSMAAAYVQKDEDRKVLNLFDSMVSSNNFELRPDAVSLVNVLPACASFGAWKRGKQLHGYAIRRCLYEDVFVGNAIVDMYAKCKRLDDANKVFERMEVKDVVSWNALVTGYSQIGQFDEALGLFKRMREEKIELNVVTWSAVIAGYAQRDLGYEALDVFKEMMLSGAEPNVITLVSVLSGCAAIGALLQGKETHCYAIKRMLSLEGRNPEEDLMVINALIDMYAKCKELKIAQTMFDSIDRRDRNVVTWTVMIGGYAQHGDANDALELFSAMLKDEYFVIPNAYTISCALVACARLSSLKIGRQIHAYVLRQGYEPTMVFVANCLIDMYAKSGDADAARIVFDNMSQRNTVSWTSLMTGYGMHGRGAEALQIFDEMRGAGFPIDGVTFLVVLYACSHSGMVDQGMNYFNNMKGDFGVVPGAEHYACIVDLLGRAGQLDEAMKLIEDIPMEPTSVVWVALLSACRVHKNVDLAEHAAAKLSELESDNDGTYTLMSNIYANARRWKDVARVRSLMKHSGIRKRPGCSWVQGKKETVAFFVGDRSHPMSEKIYNLLEDLIHRIKAMGYIPETSFALHDVDDEEKGDLLVEHSEKLALAYGILTSAPGVPIRITKNLRVCGDCHTAMTYISKIIEHEIILRDSSRFHHIKNGSCSCRGFW